One part of the Corallococcus caeni genome encodes these proteins:
- a CDS encoding hybrid sensor histidine kinase/response regulator — protein MNPSERLLKQFRDLVTVRLERINRSLMELESGGNLEAGQRVLRELHGLKGEARMMGFSEINTLAHEMEELVRCAEPQRYRLSSESTDALLATADTVLALSGALQAGEPLLAVETLVATLQQQVVVESARSPGTSRPDDGARAAKGEGTQGASHLIVTDRREPSGAVVVPAHWGVPATRTEAPAGGASPAATASQFLATALRAEPSGTSAGGHGEGAAAGAALGSSPHATGAASGSLGAHPGGSATGASGGSLLVAPAPGSAGSHPGSAAGSPGGSHLVSPATGTSPNTHPTASPSPSPGTRLADTARSRPPASATPKAGPGTVRTGDVRMDTAVRIGVASLDMLTSAVTNLGQVARRRELATARRLELVRELSELARAAEDLGPAGVALAERLGRAKEVAATLHREAKLLANAELRDLSQVSEEIQGLRMLPLSVLFEPYPRMVRDLARELGKEVELVVDGEDTRADRSVVEALREPLMHLVRNALDHGLETRVDRVASGKHPRGCLTLRAAREGSRIVLRVEDDGAGMDPALLRRVAVRRGMLDEPAANALSDAAARDLVFLPGFTSREVVTDLSGRGVGLDVVRTSLQALGGDVGVESAPGWGTIFTLRVPVSLTVAPLLFVQVFDETLALSAVHVSRALKVDASEVGEVAGRPTLRMEGRVLPFASLASLLGHATERPAREGELVLVVKGQGMEAALAVDRVLEERVQAILPLKGILARFTHLTGATSLADGRLAMVLSAAALAAGVHGITPLKLARPPVRRPAPRRRRILVVDDSPLTRELVANLLEAVGYDTLRAADGPSALDLLDQAGPHVELVVTDLEMPEMDGVELTRRLKADPARGRLPVVILTTRGGEADRARGLAAGADGYITKGDLVRQDLVDVVGRLLA, from the coding sequence GTGAACCCCAGCGAACGGCTCCTCAAGCAGTTCCGCGACCTGGTCACGGTCCGTCTGGAGCGCATCAACCGCTCCCTGATGGAGCTGGAGTCCGGGGGCAACCTGGAGGCCGGGCAGCGGGTGCTGCGCGAGCTGCACGGGCTCAAGGGCGAGGCCCGGATGATGGGCTTCAGTGAAATCAACACGCTCGCGCACGAGATGGAGGAGCTGGTCCGGTGCGCGGAGCCGCAGCGCTACCGCCTGTCGTCCGAGTCCACCGACGCGCTGCTCGCCACGGCGGACACGGTGCTGGCGCTGTCGGGCGCGCTCCAGGCGGGAGAGCCGCTGCTGGCGGTGGAGACGCTGGTGGCGACGCTGCAGCAGCAGGTCGTCGTGGAGTCCGCGCGGTCGCCGGGAACCTCCCGTCCGGACGATGGCGCCCGGGCCGCGAAGGGGGAGGGGACGCAGGGCGCGTCGCACCTGATCGTTACGGACCGCCGGGAGCCGTCAGGGGCGGTGGTGGTCCCCGCGCACTGGGGCGTGCCGGCCACGCGCACGGAAGCACCCGCGGGAGGCGCGTCTCCGGCAGCCACCGCATCTCAGTTCCTCGCGACGGCCCTCCGCGCGGAGCCGTCAGGGACTTCGGCGGGAGGCCACGGCGAGGGGGCCGCTGCCGGGGCCGCGCTCGGAAGCTCCCCCCACGCCACCGGAGCAGCATCGGGCTCGCTCGGTGCTCACCCGGGGGGCTCCGCCACGGGTGCTTCGGGAGGCTCGCTCCTCGTGGCGCCCGCTCCCGGAAGCGCGGGCTCGCACCCGGGCAGCGCCGCCGGAAGCCCGGGCGGCTCGCACCTCGTGAGCCCGGCGACGGGCACCTCTCCGAACACGCACCCCACCGCGTCCCCCAGCCCATCGCCCGGCACGCGCCTGGCCGACACCGCGCGCTCGCGCCCGCCCGCCAGCGCCACGCCGAAGGCCGGCCCCGGCACGGTGCGCACCGGCGACGTCCGCATGGACACGGCCGTGCGCATCGGCGTGGCCAGCCTGGACATGCTCACCAGCGCGGTCACCAACCTGGGCCAGGTGGCCCGCCGCCGCGAGCTGGCCACCGCGCGCCGCCTGGAGCTGGTGCGCGAGCTGAGCGAATTGGCCCGCGCCGCGGAGGACCTGGGCCCCGCGGGCGTCGCGCTCGCCGAGCGCCTGGGCCGCGCCAAGGAGGTCGCCGCCACCCTGCACCGCGAGGCCAAGCTGCTCGCCAACGCGGAGCTGCGCGACCTGAGCCAGGTGTCGGAGGAGATCCAGGGCCTGCGCATGCTGCCCCTCTCCGTCCTCTTCGAACCCTACCCCCGCATGGTCCGCGACCTCGCGCGGGAGCTGGGCAAGGAGGTGGAGCTCGTCGTGGACGGCGAGGACACCCGCGCGGACCGCTCCGTCGTGGAGGCCCTGCGCGAACCCCTCATGCACCTGGTCCGCAACGCGCTGGACCACGGCCTGGAGACGCGCGTGGACCGCGTCGCCTCCGGCAAGCACCCCCGAGGCTGCCTCACCCTGCGCGCCGCCCGCGAGGGCAGCCGCATCGTCCTGCGCGTGGAGGACGACGGCGCGGGCATGGACCCGGCGCTCCTGCGGCGCGTGGCCGTGCGCCGGGGCATGCTGGACGAACCCGCCGCCAACGCCCTGTCCGACGCCGCCGCGCGCGACCTCGTCTTCCTGCCCGGCTTCACCTCGCGCGAGGTGGTCACCGACCTGTCAGGTCGGGGCGTGGGACTGGACGTCGTGCGCACGTCCCTCCAGGCCCTGGGCGGCGACGTGGGCGTGGAGTCCGCGCCCGGCTGGGGCACCATCTTCACCCTGCGCGTCCCGGTGTCCCTCACCGTGGCGCCCCTGCTCTTCGTCCAGGTCTTCGACGAGACGCTCGCCCTCAGCGCCGTGCACGTCTCCCGCGCCCTCAAGGTGGACGCCTCCGAGGTGGGAGAGGTCGCCGGCCGTCCCACCCTCCGCATGGAGGGCCGCGTCCTTCCCTTCGCCTCGCTGGCGTCCCTGCTGGGGCACGCCACCGAGCGCCCCGCCCGCGAGGGGGAGCTGGTGCTGGTGGTGAAGGGCCAGGGCATGGAGGCCGCACTGGCGGTGGACCGGGTGCTGGAGGAGCGCGTCCAGGCCATCCTCCCGCTGAAGGGCATCCTCGCGCGCTTCACGCACCTCACCGGCGCCACGTCGCTCGCGGACGGCCGGCTGGCCATGGTGCTGTCCGCGGCCGCGCTGGCGGCGGGGGTGCACGGCATCACGCCCCTGAAGCTCGCCCGGCCGCCGGTGCGCAGGCCCGCGCCGCGCCGGCGCCGCATCCTCGTGGTGGATGACTCGCCGCTCACCCGCGAGCTGGTGGCCAACCTGCTGGAGGCGGTGGGGTACGACACCCTCCGGGCGGCGGACGGCCCCTCGGCGCTGGACCTGCTGGACCAGGCGGGCCCGCACGTGGAGCTGGTCGTCACCGACCTGGAGATGCCGGAGATGGACGGCGTGGAGCTCACCCGGCGCCTGAAGGCCGACCCGGCCCGGGGCCGCCTGCCCGTCGTCATCCTCACCACCCGGGGAGGGGAGGCGGACCGGGCGCGTGGGCTGGCGGCCGGGGCGGACGGCTACATCACCAAGGGCGACCTCGTCCGGCAGGACCTGGTGGACGTCGTGGGTCGGCTGCTGGCCTGA
- the cheB gene encoding chemotaxis-specific protein-glutamate methyltransferase CheB, with protein sequence MGKKVSVLVVDDSVICRQLISAALSDDPDIQVVGTAANGQEAVALTKELRPHVITMDVDMPVMDGLTAVEHIMAEVPTPILVLTGDPRSQAPALTYRALELGALALQIKPSIDAGPDAWNLTKEVKLISSVRVIRHVRGQKRGAPGMPHAPVPVLPAASMGIVAVAASTGGPQVLYRMLSELPADFPAPIVIVQHINAAFSESLASWLANASKLKVRLAGDGDTLAPGLVLVAPPDQHMVVPVRGRVALKAGVERDGHMPSGTVLLESVAKAYGRRAVGVVLTGMGADGADGLLAIKQGGGLALAQNEESCVVFGMPGAAVERKAVDHLIHGDDVAATLARLARGESLAVSR encoded by the coding sequence ATGGGCAAGAAAGTGTCGGTGCTGGTGGTCGATGACTCGGTCATCTGCCGCCAGCTCATCAGCGCGGCGTTGAGCGACGACCCGGACATCCAGGTCGTCGGCACCGCCGCGAACGGCCAGGAGGCCGTTGCCCTCACGAAGGAGCTGCGCCCCCACGTCATCACCATGGACGTGGACATGCCCGTCATGGACGGGCTCACGGCCGTGGAGCACATCATGGCCGAGGTCCCCACCCCCATCCTGGTGCTGACGGGGGATCCGCGCTCGCAGGCCCCCGCGCTCACGTACCGCGCGCTGGAGCTGGGCGCGCTGGCGCTGCAGATCAAGCCCTCCATCGACGCGGGGCCGGACGCGTGGAACCTCACCAAGGAGGTGAAGCTCATCTCCTCCGTGCGCGTCATCCGCCACGTGCGCGGCCAGAAGCGCGGCGCGCCCGGGATGCCGCACGCGCCCGTCCCGGTGCTGCCCGCCGCCTCCATGGGCATCGTCGCGGTGGCCGCCAGCACGGGCGGTCCGCAGGTGCTCTACCGGATGCTGTCGGAGCTGCCGGCGGACTTCCCGGCGCCCATCGTCATCGTCCAGCACATCAACGCCGCCTTCTCGGAGTCGCTGGCCAGCTGGCTGGCCAACGCGAGCAAGCTGAAGGTGCGGCTGGCCGGGGACGGTGACACGCTGGCGCCGGGGCTGGTGCTGGTGGCGCCGCCGGATCAGCACATGGTGGTGCCCGTGCGCGGGCGCGTGGCGCTCAAGGCCGGCGTGGAGCGCGACGGGCACATGCCCAGCGGCACCGTGCTGCTGGAGAGCGTGGCGAAGGCCTACGGCCGGCGCGCGGTGGGCGTGGTGCTCACCGGCATGGGCGCGGATGGGGCGGACGGGCTTTTGGCCATCAAGCAGGGCGGTGGGCTGGCGCTGGCGCAGAACGAGGAGTCCTGCGTGGTGTTCGGCATGCCGGGCGCGGCGGTGGAGCGCAAGGCGGTGGACCACCTCATCCACGGCGATGACGTCGCGGCCACCCTGGCGCGGCTGGCGCGCGGAGAGTCGCTGGCCGTCAGCCGCTGA
- a CDS encoding CheR family methyltransferase — translation MTSSSERWAPVHAWLQAHTGMALSGAQRRRLDARLEALGHGGSPARLVAHLRSPSGAADLVRLVDAVAVHTSEVFRDDVQLAAFRAHVLSPRVQRSRTPLRVWSAGCAAGEEVATLLLLMAQEGADPASRVLGTDISEQVLTRARELSFPAEALRRVPEGPRARYFEPRGRRHALVESLRTQAEFRRHNLMEAPYPEAPGGGGFDVIFCRNVLIYFTPDAFQRTVRSLSERLAPGGVLVLSAAEPLLQVPPQLRLLPSEHAFFYVREDAPAVEAPRAKRDAGPSAAGPAAPRPDAPVPPDEAARAEADWLFSCVLDGASTGVPDERSERDLRRCLDLDPDHVAARYLLGLLLEQCGQPGAALEAYRRALRAVESGRARPVPFFLNLPRLRVACARAVERLEAEGPR, via the coding sequence ATGACGTCCTCCTCCGAGCGCTGGGCTCCCGTCCACGCCTGGCTTCAGGCGCACACGGGCATGGCGCTGAGCGGGGCCCAGCGGCGGCGGCTGGACGCGCGGCTGGAGGCGCTGGGACACGGTGGAAGCCCGGCGCGGCTGGTGGCGCACCTGCGCTCCCCGTCGGGCGCGGCGGACCTGGTCCGGCTGGTGGACGCGGTGGCGGTGCACACGTCGGAGGTGTTCCGGGATGACGTGCAGCTCGCCGCCTTCCGCGCGCACGTGCTGTCGCCCCGCGTGCAGCGCTCGAGGACGCCGCTGCGCGTGTGGAGCGCGGGCTGCGCGGCGGGGGAGGAGGTCGCCACGCTGCTCCTCCTGATGGCGCAGGAGGGCGCGGACCCGGCCAGCCGCGTGCTGGGCACGGACATCTCCGAACAGGTGCTCACCCGGGCGCGCGAGCTGAGCTTCCCGGCGGAGGCGCTCCGGCGCGTCCCGGAGGGGCCGCGCGCGCGCTACTTCGAGCCCCGGGGCCGGCGCCACGCGCTGGTGGAATCGCTGCGCACGCAGGCGGAGTTCCGGCGCCACAACCTGATGGAGGCCCCGTACCCGGAGGCCCCCGGGGGCGGCGGGTTCGACGTCATCTTCTGCCGCAACGTCCTCATCTACTTCACCCCGGATGCCTTCCAGCGCACCGTGCGGAGCCTGAGCGAAAGGCTCGCGCCCGGGGGCGTGCTGGTGCTGTCCGCCGCGGAGCCCCTGCTCCAGGTCCCGCCACAGCTGCGGCTCCTGCCCAGCGAGCACGCCTTCTTCTACGTGCGCGAGGACGCCCCGGCCGTGGAGGCGCCCCGGGCGAAGCGGGACGCTGGCCCGAGCGCCGCCGGACCCGCCGCGCCCAGGCCGGACGCGCCCGTGCCCCCGGACGAGGCCGCGAGGGCGGAGGCGGACTGGCTGTTCTCGTGCGTGCTCGACGGGGCCTCCACGGGCGTCCCGGATGAGCGCTCCGAGCGCGACCTGCGCCGGTGCCTGGACCTGGATCCGGACCACGTCGCCGCGCGCTACCTGCTGGGGCTGCTGCTGGAGCAGTGCGGCCAGCCCGGCGCGGCCCTGGAGGCGTACCGCCGGGCCCTGCGGGCGGTGGAGTCCGGGCGTGCGCGGCCCGTGCCCTTCTTCCTCAACCTGCCCCGGCTCCGGGTGGCCTGCGCCCGGGCGGTGGAGCGGCTGGAGGCCGAGGGGCCGCGCTGA
- a CDS encoding tetratricopeptide repeat protein, whose protein sequence is MRRLVLFALLTAAVPGCFYPADRGRALEAKVDRLGADNAKMATELKEARDQLAATQPKIDEKIAQVTQALQSLDTAARRKDADIGVQFQKTVEDLAQLRGQVETYLYKIAELESALGKSTEETNQRLLALQGTEAVKEAEAKKKAEELQRPTDKKEFLALAQEKAKAGDALVARQLYNEFVKKWPKDALVGEAHFGLGETYFTESKCREALFEYGKVVQDFAKTASAPDAYLRSSDCFQKLKMKEESKLALEELVKSYPKSDAAKTAKTKLADLDKKAAPAPKKGKK, encoded by the coding sequence ATGCGCAGGCTCGTGCTCTTCGCCCTGTTGACCGCCGCCGTTCCCGGCTGTTTCTACCCCGCTGACCGCGGCCGTGCCCTTGAAGCCAAGGTGGACCGGCTGGGCGCGGACAACGCGAAAATGGCCACGGAGCTGAAGGAGGCGCGCGACCAGCTCGCCGCCACCCAGCCGAAGATCGACGAGAAGATCGCCCAGGTGACCCAGGCCCTGCAGAGCCTGGACACCGCCGCGCGCCGCAAGGACGCGGACATCGGCGTGCAGTTCCAGAAGACGGTGGAGGACCTGGCGCAGCTGCGCGGCCAGGTGGAGACGTACCTCTACAAGATCGCCGAACTGGAGTCCGCGCTCGGCAAGAGCACGGAGGAGACCAACCAGCGGCTGCTGGCGCTCCAGGGCACGGAGGCGGTGAAGGAGGCCGAGGCCAAGAAGAAGGCCGAGGAGCTCCAGCGCCCCACGGACAAGAAGGAGTTCCTCGCGCTCGCGCAGGAGAAGGCGAAGGCCGGCGACGCGCTGGTCGCGCGCCAGCTCTACAACGAGTTCGTGAAGAAGTGGCCCAAGGACGCGCTCGTCGGCGAGGCGCACTTCGGCCTGGGCGAGACGTACTTCACCGAGTCCAAGTGCCGCGAGGCCCTCTTCGAGTACGGCAAGGTGGTGCAGGACTTCGCGAAGACGGCGTCCGCGCCGGACGCGTACCTGCGCTCCTCCGACTGCTTCCAGAAGCTGAAGATGAAGGAGGAGTCGAAGCTGGCGCTGGAGGAGCTGGTGAAGAGCTACCCCAAGTCGGACGCGGCCAAGACGGCGAAGACGAAGCTGGCGGACCTGGACAAGAAGGCCGCGCCCGCTCCGAAGAAGGGGAAGAAGTGA
- a CDS encoding 5'-nucleotidase, which produces MPVLALDAGNALFKTLADGQDATAKPRAELLLEQLDAQGYAAMAVGQRDLVLGVDFLKKKTKGAKLKLVSANLVDAKGQPLFPASVVTTVGGLKVGVIGVSPASEDPKAPAGSADGTAFLPEGVRGLPVGPAVAAEVKRLRQKEQVGLVVLLAAVPYVEAVKLAQGAEGVDFVVQSHDGRGVGMAQRQGVSTLIPPGERGRQVAKLEVSVEGTAPFTDLSEANRARENQRMVEANIARVRERLKAEQNEDTRRSLQETLTSFESRRDALARTAAAQGPATGRTYLLTYLQLGADVASDAAVQKQVERVEPPGSAGH; this is translated from the coding sequence GTGCCGGTGCTCGCACTGGACGCGGGCAACGCGCTCTTCAAGACCCTGGCGGACGGCCAGGATGCGACGGCGAAGCCTCGCGCGGAGCTGCTCCTGGAGCAGCTGGACGCGCAGGGCTACGCGGCCATGGCCGTGGGCCAGCGCGACCTCGTGCTGGGCGTGGACTTCCTGAAGAAGAAGACGAAGGGCGCGAAGCTGAAGCTCGTGTCCGCGAACCTCGTGGACGCGAAGGGGCAGCCGCTCTTTCCCGCCTCGGTGGTGACGACCGTGGGCGGGCTGAAGGTGGGCGTCATCGGCGTGTCGCCCGCGTCCGAGGACCCCAAGGCTCCGGCCGGGAGCGCGGACGGTACGGCCTTCCTGCCCGAGGGCGTCCGGGGGCTGCCGGTGGGACCCGCGGTGGCCGCGGAGGTGAAGCGCCTGCGCCAGAAGGAGCAGGTGGGGCTGGTGGTGCTGCTCGCGGCGGTGCCCTACGTGGAGGCCGTGAAGCTGGCCCAGGGCGCCGAGGGCGTGGACTTCGTGGTGCAGTCGCACGACGGCCGGGGCGTGGGCATGGCGCAGCGCCAGGGCGTGTCCACGTTGATTCCGCCCGGAGAGCGGGGCCGCCAGGTCGCGAAGCTGGAGGTGTCCGTGGAAGGGACGGCCCCCTTCACCGACCTGTCCGAGGCGAACCGTGCCCGGGAGAACCAGCGCATGGTGGAGGCGAACATCGCGCGGGTGCGCGAGCGCCTGAAGGCGGAGCAGAACGAGGACACGCGCCGCTCGCTCCAGGAGACGCTGACCTCCTTCGAGTCCCGGCGCGACGCGCTGGCCCGCACGGCGGCGGCCCAGGGCCCGGCGACGGGGCGCACCTATCTGCTGACGTACCTGCAGCTGGGCGCGGACGTGGCGTCGGATGCCGCCGTCCAGAAGCAGGTGGAGCGCGTCGAGCCACCCGGCTCCGCGGGTCACTGA